Proteins encoded in a region of the Rutidosis leptorrhynchoides isolate AG116_Rl617_1_P2 chromosome 9, CSIRO_AGI_Rlap_v1, whole genome shotgun sequence genome:
- the LOC139867519 gene encoding DNA repair RAD52-like protein 1, mitochondrial, whose product MAFCLRKSLTTALRLSSPELIGVKNGSCAANYKLLYSTTSTKKVKKVADNEMATTPYDDDVLTSGISRPISEILKELNKKVPDSLIRARTEANGFSLKYIPWHIVNRIMNLHAPEWSGEVRNIVYSADGKSVSVTYRVTIYGTDAEIFRESTGTASVDDVGYGDPVQKAESMAFRRACARFGLGLHLYHEEL is encoded by the exons ATGGCGTTTTGTTTGAGGAAATCACTCACCACAGCTTTACGACTATCATCGCCGGAGTTGATCGGAGTAAAAAATGGTTCATGTGCTGCTAATTATAAGCTATTGTACTCTACTACTAGTACTAAAAAAGTTAAAAAGGTAGCCGATAATGAGATGGCAACTACTCCTTACGACGACGACGTTTTGACGTCGGGAATAAGCCGGCCGATATCGGAAATATTGAAAGAACTGAACAAAAAGGTGCCGGATTCACTCATTAGAGCTCGAACTGAAGCTAATGGTTTCTCTCTCAAATACATTCCATG GCATATAGTAAATAGGATTATGAATTTGCATGCTCCAG AATGGTCAGGGGAAGTGCGAAATATCGTCTATTCAGCAGATGGGAAATCTGTCTCTGTTACATATCGTGTAACAATCTATGGTACTGATGCTGAG ATATTCAGGGAGTCAACTGGAACTGCGTCTGTTGATGATGTAGGATATGGTGATCCAGTGCAAAAGGCAGAATCCATGGCGTTTCGTCGAGCTTGTGCTCGTTTTGGTCTTGGACTTCATCTCTACCATGAGGAGTTATAA
- the LOC139867654 gene encoding GDSL esterase/lipase At1g71250-like, producing MDGKRWWFMVVVVAACWWNGVVGQAQAPAIWVMGDSLVDSGNNNFLNSVAKANYYPYGIDYYRGPSGRFTNSRTFSDLLGDWLGIAAPPPFSDPLSAGNRILGGLNYASAAGGIIDESGQYYGDRFSLNQQVVNFETTLSQLRNMMSPTNLTQLLSNSIVVMVFGSNDYINNYLMPNLYASSRNYNPQAFANLLLNHYARQLQALYSVGLRKFFLAGLGPLGCIPNQLATGQAPAGRCVDTVNQIIGPFNEGLRRLVGQFNDGSHPGAMFVYGNTYGVFGDILNNPARYGFTVRDRACCGLGRNQGQITCLPLLAPCFNRDQFVFWDAFHPTQAANAVLAQRAYSGSTTDAYPINVQQLAQLRL from the exons ATGGACGGAAAaaggtggtggtttatggtggttgtGGTGGCGGCTTGCTGGTGGAATGGTGTTGTAGGACAAGCTCAGGCACCGGCGATATGGGTGATGGGAGACTCGTTGGTGGATAGTGGAAACAATAATTTCTTAAATTCGGTTGCTAAAGCTAATTATTATCCTTATGGTATAGATTACTATCGCGGTCCTTCGGGTAGATTTACTAACTCAAGAACTTTCAGTGACCTTCTTG GAGATTGGCTAGGCATAGCGGCTCCGCCTCCATTTTCGGATCCTTTGTCGGCAGGAAATAGGATCCTTGGGGGTCTCAATTATGCTTCTGCTGCTGGTGGTATCATTGATGAAAGTGGTCAATACTAT GGAGATCGGTTTAGCTTGAACCAGCAAGTTGTAAATTTTGAGACGACGTTAAGCCAATTAAGGAACATGATGAGCCCTACAAACCTCACTCAACTCCTTTCAAATTCGATAGTAGTCATGGTTTTCGGAAGCAATGATTACATCAACAATTACCTCATGCCAAACCTCTACGCATCAAGCCGCAATTACAATCCCCAAGCGTTTGCCAACCTACTCCTCAACCATTACGCACGTCAACTTCAG GCGCTATATAGTGTGGGATTACGAAAATTCTTTTTAGCAGGACTTGGGCCACTTGGGTGCATTCCTAATCAGTTAGCCACTGGTCAAGCACCGGCTGGAAGATGTGTAGACACAGTGAATCAGATTATAGGACCGTTTAACGAAGGCCTTAGAAGACTCGTTGGTCAGTTTAATGATGGTTCGCACCCTGGAGCCATGTTTGTCTATGGAAACACATATGGTGTTTTTGGTGACATCTTGAATAATCCTGCAAGATATG GGTTTACTGTGAGAGATAGAGCATGTTGTGGATTAGGGAGGAATCAAGGACAAATAACATGTCTTCCATTATTAGCACCATGTTTCAATCGCGATCAGTTCGTGTTTTGGGATGCTTTTCACCCGACTCAAGCTGCGAATGCTGTTCTTGCTCAGAGAGCATACTCTGGATCCACAACTGACGCATATCCAATCAATGTTCAACAATTGGCACAATTGAGGTTATGA
- the LOC139868298 gene encoding GDSL esterase/lipase At1g71250-like codes for MVKRDGLKWWFTVAMVAACWRKGVAAEAQASAIWVMGDSLIDSGNNNFLNSWAKADYYPYGIDYYRGPSGRFTNARTFSDILGDWLEVAAPPPFSSPTTAGRRILGGVNYASAAGGILDETGQHYGARYSLNQQVVNFETTLGQLRAMMSPANVTQLLTNSIIIVGFGSNDYINNYLMPNLYASSRNYNPEAFANLLLNHYARQLQALYSLGLRKFFLAGVGPLGCIPNQLATGQAATGNCVETVNQIIGSFNDGLRRLVGQFNDGSHPGAMFVYGNTYGVFRDILNTPARYGFTVKDRACCGIGRNRGQITCLPLATPCFNRDQFVFWDAFHPTQAANVVLAQRAYSGSTTDVYPINVQQLAQMRL; via the exons ATGGTAAAAAGGGATGGACTAAAGTGGTGGTTCACGGTGGCTATGGTGGCGGCATGTTGGCGGAAAGGTGTTGCAGCAGAAGCTCAGGCATCGGCAATTTGGGTGATGGGTGATTCATTGATAGATAGTGGGAATAATAACTTTTTAAATTCTTGGGCTAAAGCTGATTATTATCCTTATGGCATTGATTATTATCGTGGTCCTTCTGGTAGATTTACTAACGCAAGAACTTTTAGCGACATTCTTG GAGATTGGCTTGAAGTAGCGGCCCCACCTCCGTTTTCGAGTCCAACGACAGCTGGACGAAGGATCTTGGGTGGTGTCAATTATGCTTCTGCTGCTGGTGGTATCCTTGATGAAACTGGTCAACATTAT GGAGCTCGTTACAGCCTGAACCAACAAGTTGTTAATTTTGAGACGACGTTAGGCCAATTAAGGGCCATGATGAGCCCGGCTAACGTTACTCAACTTCTTACAAATTCCATAATAATCGTTGGTTTCGGAAGTAATGATTACATCAATAATTACCTCATGCCAAACCTCTACGCATCAAGCCGCAATTATAATCCTGAAGCATTTGCCAACCTCCTTCTGAACCATTATGCACGTCAGCTTCAG GCGCTATACAGTTTAGGATTACGGAAATTTTTTCTAGCAGGAGTGGGACCACTTGGGTGCATTCCTAACCAGTTAGCTACAGGTCAAGCCGCTACTGGGAACTGCGTAGAAACGGTAAATCAGATTATAGGGTCGTTTAATGATGGCCTTAGAAGACTTGTTGGTCAGTTTAATGATGGTTCGCATCCTGGAGCCATGTTTGTTTATGGAAAcacttacggtgtttttcgtgacaTCTTGAATACTCCTGCAAGATACG GGTTTACTGTGAAAGATAGAGCATGTTGCGGGATAGGAAGGAATCGGGGCCAAATAACGTGTCTCCCGCTAGCAACACCATGCTTTAATCGCGACCAATTTGTATTTTGGGATGCATTTCATCCGACTCAAGCTGCAAATGTTGTTCTTGCTCAGAGGGCATACTCTGGATCCACAACGGACGTTTATCCAATCAACGTTCAACAGTTGGCACAAATGAGGTTATGA